From the Hevea brasiliensis isolate MT/VB/25A 57/8 chromosome 15, ASM3005281v1, whole genome shotgun sequence genome, one window contains:
- the LOC131174034 gene encoding uncharacterized protein LOC131174034: MDPKRKDIEFIVADYVFLKVSPMKSAMRFGKEGKLPSRYIGPFEVIDRVETVADQVELPPSLSHIHPVFHIFMLRKYIFDPSHVLQPDTVELKENLTFEEQPIVIVDFQMSQLWSKQIPMVKVLWMSQSVEECT; encoded by the coding sequence ATGGATCCTAAGCGAAAAGATATAGAGTTTATAGTGGCTGATTATGTATTCCTaaaggtctccccaatgaaaagtgccatgaggtttgggaaggaaGGCAAGCTGCCATCTAGatacataggaccttttgaggttattgATAGAGTTGAAACAGTTGCTGACCAAGTGGAGTTACCACCAAGCCTTTCTCACATCCACCCAGTGTtccacattttcatgcttaggaagTACATATTTGATCCTTCCCATGTGTTACAACCCGATACAGTGGAGTTGAAGGAAAACCTAACCTTCGAAGAGCAGCCAATAGTCATAGTGGACTTTCAAATGAGTCAGCTAtggtcaaaacagatccctatggttaaggttttgtggatgaGCCAATCAGTAGAAGAGTGTACCTAG